A stretch of DNA from Coccidioides posadasii str. Silveira chromosome 1, complete sequence:
CAGAACTGAGTATCGAGCAGCAATTGGTACACGCTCTGTAAAGTATGAGCTCTCCATCTGTTTGGTCGTGGCGACAAATGACGTCAAGCTTTCCCTGCGGATATCGTATCGAGCGGGGAGTGTTGGTTAATGTGGGAGACCCGGCAGGAGACCTGAAAAATCAAGATTTCTGACGCGGGCTAATTTTGATGTCTGTTGACCAGTGCCGAGGGCGATACATGGAAGACAAGGTGTTGATGTTTGCTGTGTTTGGTTTGGGGGGGTGGTTTTCCTTGACTTATGATGAGGTTATTTCTCACGATAACATTTGCAGCATTGCCCCACCTATGGACATTGGTTGGCCTACCAATTAAGGCAATGCAACCGACTTCATGCTGCAGTTCTGGAGTCAATGCCCGCTCCAgatttcaagaagaatgcTGCCCCTTCCGCGGCGATACGAATGTGCATATTTGGTACTCCCCAAGGTAGACCGTATAGATGACTGGTGTAGGTGTTCGGTATTTACCCGGCAGGGAACGCGTCCACTCTAACCCTTAAAGCCACGGAGAGAAGAGTCGTTCGATTAAAATTCATTTTATACACGGGCAGTCCTTAAATATTCATTCCCACCACAATCCGAGCCGTATCCCCCTGTTTAGTTTGTTCTTTTGGAACAAGAACGCCCCggcaagggaaaaaaaatggaTCTTTTAAGAAATTGAAAGAACagcaaaaaggaaaagaacgTAGCAAGGTAAAGTACAGCAATTCATAATACAAAAAATCTGAACAAAGAAGTTGCGGGGAACATATCGTTGGGGCAACATTGCATGTACATCTGTGGGTACATACAGATAGATCACTAGGCAATATCATAAGGCCCACGCCCATGTCACAAGCAGATCGGAACAATAAAAGAAGCTCAGGATCAGAGGCAACAAGAAGCCAGGATAAAACAAAACATGGTTTATTAAAGTACAAAGTAGCGCGAGGCACCTCCGATCTGCTGAGAGTCTTGAATCTTGATATCACTGTATTCACACCATGGGCTTAGAAGACGCCGCCGAGACCCGGAGCACCGCCCATCTGGGCCAATCGGGCTGCCAGCTTGGGATATCGTTCCTGGACGTCGAGTTGCGCGCGGGTGGCTTCAGCGTAGGAGATGGCATTGACCACTTCTGCTTCGGTACGTGCTAATTCGGCTGCTCGCTCGAAATATTTAAGTGCCTGGGAGACTTTGCCTTGCTGGAGGAGCAGCTGGGCCAAGGTGGCAACAGCGATGTCGCATTCGGGATCAACTGGAATCAATTGTCAGCATCATATGTAAAATGGGTTAAATGATGTGTGGTGGAGTGTGCATACTGATCAATGCCTTCTGGCAGAGGTTTTCAGCTTCTTGAAAGTCATGCTTCCACTGGAAAAGAGCGAGGGCCTTATTGATGAGAGGAAGCACATTGATACCCCAAGGCTTGTGGCTCTTCTCTAGCTCAACTGCTCGATCGAACTTTTCGATGGCCTCCGAAAACTTCTGCTGATCGAGGAGCAATTCTCCGTAGTAGTTATAAACATCCGCAACGTCTTCAAAGTTCTTAAGGGTTCGTCGGAATGTTGCCATAGCAGAAGCGACAGAGCCCATCTTATACTGTGCCACACCAAGCTGAATATGTGAGTAGATAAAGTCCCGGTCCAAATCTATTGACTTTTGATAGTCCTTGGCGGCTTCGGCGAGTTCACCAAGGATGAAATGTAACTGGGCACGATGGTAGTAGATATCAGGGTCATCCTTGTTCTGTTGCAGGGCCAGGTCAAAGTTGTCCGCGGCGGCTTCCCGGTTGCCCATCTCCAGGTGTAAGCTGGCACGTTTGATGTAGCTCTGGACCAACGACGGGTCGAGTTCGATACTCTTGTTCAGGTCTTTCATAGCACTGTCAGCGTCACCGGCTAGGTACGTAAAAGTTGCACGCATGTTTAGCGCGAGAGCTTCAAAGTCCTCCAATGCACCCAACTCTAGGGCCTTCTCAAAAGCACGAGCAGCCTCTTCATAACCATCGCTGGTATGTTTGGCAATGCCCTGGAAGCCGTTTCGTAGCTGGCCCTTGCCGCTCTCTTCATCCAGCTCTGCCTCTTCACTCAAGCCTTCTGGAGTTGCCTTGGGTCGGAAGCTCTGGAGGTAGTTGGAAACAAAGGTAGCACTTGGAAGCTTTTTGCCTTTACCCTCCATGATAACTCGGGCCTTTTGTTCAGCAAGCTTTTTGAGCAATCTTTCCACGGCTTGTTTGCTTGACTCCTTGGCAAAACCGTCGATGATACAGCTAGCAGTGTAATCCAAGAGCGCATCTCCATACTTCTCAAGCTTCTCGTAGGCGTTTGCTCTTCTATTCATTGCTTTGACATATTCATCGTCCATCGCAATTGCCGCCGTCGTATCCTCCACTACTTTGTCCCATTCACTCAGCGCGTTATAGCAAGCAGCGCGGTTAGAATAGTAGACGGGGTCGGGCTTGCACAAAATAGCCTTTCCATAGAGTTCGATCGCTTTGTTGTAGTCTTTTGACCCGAAAGCTTTATTGCCTGCAGCCTTTAATTTCCCAGCGTAGAGGGCGAGGGTCTAGGAGTAGCTTGAATTAGAACAGCACTTCAGTGTAGTCCTTTACCCGGACATACCTCTGCATCCAAGGCTTGAACGGTTGTCTCATCGACTTCTGGAAGCTCCTCCGATTCTTCTGTTGGTTTCGCCTCTACAAATCTCAAGTCAGTTCAATCAAGAAGTGGTACCATCATCTAAGAATTTGACAGAGCATACGCGATTCAGAAAGCTTTGCTGTCTCGgcctttttctcctcctcggccttcttcttctctcgcCTCCGTTCCTTCTTGCTCTTCCGCTTTTCTGCGGGCTGGATAGCGGCCTGCACTCGTCCGGAGTCGGACAAATAATACACAACTCCGGCGCTCGTTACAACGACGGCAACACCGGCAATCGTATAGACGAGGGCTTTGTGTTCAGATGCCCACTTGGAGACGCGATCCCAAagcgaagaggaagatgatgagaCGGGTGTGGTGACGATGGTAGTTTCCGCGGCTGGAACCGGGACGACTGTGGCCTGGGAAGGCTTAGCGGAAGACATGATGTGAGCCTTAGAGATAAAATCCGGATTGGGAGGAGCTCAATTGGAAGCCAGAGGGCGGCCGTGGGTTGCGATGAGGGTGCCAATGAAGGATGGATAGAAGGAAGGTaaga
This window harbors:
- the TOM70 gene encoding TOM (translocase of outer membrane) complex component (EggNog:ENOG410PFH4~COG:U~TransMembrane:1 (i46-67o)~BUSCO:5041at33183) codes for the protein MSSAKPSQATVVPVPAAETTIVTTPVSSSSSSLWDRVSKWASEHKALVYTIAGVAVVVTSAGVVYYLSDSGRVQAAIQPAEKRKSKKERRREKKKAEEEKKAETAKLSESQAKPTEESEELPEVDETTVQALDAETLALYAGKLKAAGNKAFGSKDYNKAIELYGKAILCKPDPVYYSNRAACYNALSEWDKVVEDTTAAIAMDDEYVKAMNRRANAYEKLEKYGDALLDYTASCIIDGFAKESSKQAVERLLKKLAEQKARVIMEGKGKKLPSATFVSNYLQSFRPKATPEGLSEEAELDEESGKGQLRNGFQGIAKHTSDGYEEAARAFEKALELGALEDFEALALNMRATFTYLAGDADSAMKDLNKSIELDPSLVQSYIKRASLHLEMGNREAAADNFDLALQQNKDDPDIYYHRAQLHFILGELAEAAKDYQKSIDLDRDFIYSHIQLGVAQYKMGSVASAMATFRRTLKNFEDVADVYNYYGELLLDQQKFSEAIEKFDRAVELEKSHKPWGINVLPLINKALALFQWKHDFQEAENLCQKALIIDPECDIAVATLAQLLLQQGKVSQALKYFERAAELARTEAEVVNAISYAEATRAQLDVQERYPKLAARLAQMGGAPGLGGVF